The proteins below come from a single Pararge aegeria chromosome 23, ilParAegt1.1, whole genome shotgun sequence genomic window:
- the LOC120634409 gene encoding facilitated trehalose transporter Tret1-like isoform X2: protein MKINLSPSLIRQYAVVITVNLGVVTTGMSLAWPSPILVKLRNETETPLSRPITEEEGSWIVSGGFLVAVFGNLLGGMLLDAIGRKYCFLLLCLPKFLTSMLFIFATEVWMLILGRVVIATADSFLFMVAPIYASEIASKEHRGSLGTFMQIFSTLGIVVTLSAGPYLSYKAFNIVLASAIAVSTLPVLCLPDSPFYLYSKGRSEEALEVLLQIRASEAIAKEELQEYQDSNRNKEKIDKKLLFKNKTFLKSLSLGFLLFIGSQLVGFNAVQFYLQTILESTKTSVKPELASVIIGIIQVFASFCTPLFLTKFGRRPVLLGSLSGMFLGMLGLGIFFKLTESGGEITGFLNFLPIISLILVIYFFSAE, encoded by the exons ATGAAGATAAATCTATCGCCCTCTCTGATTCGGCAGTATGCCGTAGTTATTACAg TAAACCTCGGTGTAGTGACAACGGGAATGAGCTTAGCATGGCCGTCACCAATCCTCGTGAAGCTCCGAAACGAAACGGAAACACCATTGTCGAGGCCAATCACAGAAGAGGAGGGGTCCTGGATCGTTTCCGGTGGATTCTTGGTCGCTGTATTTG GTAATCTCTTGGGTGGAATGCTTTTAGATGCCATAGGAAGGAAATATTGCTTCCTATTATTATGCCTGCCAAAGTTCCTAACGAGTATGCTGTTCATATTCGCTACGGAAGTGTGGATGCTGATCCTGGGGCGAGTGGTGATAGCCACTGCCGACAGCTTTCTCTTCATGGTAGCACCTATCTACGCATCGGAAATTGCAAGT AAAGAACATCGCGGTTCGCTAGGCACCTTCATGCAGATCTTCTCGACACTCGGCATCGTTGTGACGCTGTCGGCGGGCCCGTACCTCTCCTACAAAGCCTTCAATATCGTCCTAGCAAGTGCTATAGCAGTCAGCACCTTACCTGTACTCTGTTTACCTGACAGCCCTTTCTATCTTTACTCTAAAG GTCGTTCGGAAGAGGCATTAGAAGTTCTATTACAAATCCGAGCATCCGAAGCCATAGCGAAAGAAGAACTCCAAGAATACCAAGACTCCAACCGTAATAAAGAGAAGATTGACAAGAAattgttgtttaaaaataagacaTTTTTGAAATCGTTGTCTCTCGGATTCCTGCTTTTTATTGGCAGCCAGCTCGTGGGCTTCAACGCTGTACAGTTCTACCTGCAAACGATATTGGAGTCCACTAAAACCAGTGTGAAACCTGAGCTAGCATCTGTTATTATTGGCATAATACAAGTTTTCGCTAGTTTCTGCACGCCTTTGTTTTTGACGAAGTTCGGGAGGCGGCCTGTATTGCTGGGATCACTTTCCGGAATGTTTCTTGGAATG CTTGGTCTGGGAATATTCTTTAAGCTGACTGAAAGCGGTGGTGAGATTACGGGGTTCCTGAACTTCCTTCCCATAATATCCCTGATCCTGGTGATATATTTCTTTAGTGCtg AGTAG
- the LOC120634409 gene encoding facilitated trehalose transporter Tret1-like isoform X1 — MKINLSPSLIRQYAVVITVNLGVVTTGMSLAWPSPILVKLRNETETPLSRPITEEEGSWIVSGGFLVAVFGNLLGGMLLDAIGRKYCFLLLCLPKFLTSMLFIFATEVWMLILGRVVIATADSFLFMVAPIYASEIASKEHRGSLGTFMQIFSTLGIVVTLSAGPYLSYKAFNIVLASAIAVSTLPVLCLPDSPFYLYSKGRSEEALEVLLQIRASEAIAKEELQEYQDSNRNKEKIDKKLLFKNKTFLKSLSLGFLLFIGSQLVGFNAVQFYLQTILESTKTSVKPELASVIIGIIQVFASFCTPLFLTKFGRRPVLLGSLSGMFLGMLGLGIFFKLTESGGEITGFLNFLPIISLILVIYFFSAGIGSLVWLVTAEIFDSSARAIGMSITSTSCLLAIFVTTKYFAFMTESLGPALTYWFFSAMCLLVGTLIALFVPETKGKTFSEIQRALGAESIEFKEKNDKERV, encoded by the exons ATGAAGATAAATCTATCGCCCTCTCTGATTCGGCAGTATGCCGTAGTTATTACAg TAAACCTCGGTGTAGTGACAACGGGAATGAGCTTAGCATGGCCGTCACCAATCCTCGTGAAGCTCCGAAACGAAACGGAAACACCATTGTCGAGGCCAATCACAGAAGAGGAGGGGTCCTGGATCGTTTCCGGTGGATTCTTGGTCGCTGTATTTG GTAATCTCTTGGGTGGAATGCTTTTAGATGCCATAGGAAGGAAATATTGCTTCCTATTATTATGCCTGCCAAAGTTCCTAACGAGTATGCTGTTCATATTCGCTACGGAAGTGTGGATGCTGATCCTGGGGCGAGTGGTGATAGCCACTGCCGACAGCTTTCTCTTCATGGTAGCACCTATCTACGCATCGGAAATTGCAAGT AAAGAACATCGCGGTTCGCTAGGCACCTTCATGCAGATCTTCTCGACACTCGGCATCGTTGTGACGCTGTCGGCGGGCCCGTACCTCTCCTACAAAGCCTTCAATATCGTCCTAGCAAGTGCTATAGCAGTCAGCACCTTACCTGTACTCTGTTTACCTGACAGCCCTTTCTATCTTTACTCTAAAG GTCGTTCGGAAGAGGCATTAGAAGTTCTATTACAAATCCGAGCATCCGAAGCCATAGCGAAAGAAGAACTCCAAGAATACCAAGACTCCAACCGTAATAAAGAGAAGATTGACAAGAAattgttgtttaaaaataagacaTTTTTGAAATCGTTGTCTCTCGGATTCCTGCTTTTTATTGGCAGCCAGCTCGTGGGCTTCAACGCTGTACAGTTCTACCTGCAAACGATATTGGAGTCCACTAAAACCAGTGTGAAACCTGAGCTAGCATCTGTTATTATTGGCATAATACAAGTTTTCGCTAGTTTCTGCACGCCTTTGTTTTTGACGAAGTTCGGGAGGCGGCCTGTATTGCTGGGATCACTTTCCGGAATGTTTCTTGGAATG CTTGGTCTGGGAATATTCTTTAAGCTGACTGAAAGCGGTGGTGAGATTACGGGGTTCCTGAACTTCCTTCCCATAATATCCCTGATCCTGGTGATATATTTCTTTAGTGCtg GTATAGGATCCTTGGTATGGCTGGTAACAGCCGAAATCTTTGACAGCTCAGCGCGCGCTATTGGCATGTCTATCACTTCGACGTCGTGCTTACTGGCGATATTCGTAACGACTAAATACTTCGCGTTCATGACCGAGTCTTTAGGCCCCGCTCTAACATATTGGTTCTTCAGCGCTATGTGTCTGTTAGTTGGGACGTTGATAGCGCTGTTCGTACCCGAGACTAAGGGGAAGACGTTCAGCGAGATACAGAGAGCTCTGGGAGCAGAGAGTATAGAGTTTAAAGAGAAAAATGATAAGGAGCGCGTGTGA